One genomic segment of Arthrobacter woluwensis includes these proteins:
- a CDS encoding SDR family NAD(P)-dependent oxidoreductase yields the protein MSSQVGRTVLVVGASRGIGAAITEKFLSEGFTVAATTRSGEVPDGALAITTDLLSPEGTADGESIKKVVETATELLGGAISHAVFNAGITRDNLLLRMREEDIRAVLETNLVAPMLFAQAMLRPMLKQKGGSLTFVTSMSARFGVPGQTNYTAAKAGLEGFVRSFSKEWIGRKIRANAVAPGPTDTAMYDALNDEQKAALLKDTPIGRPATPAEIADVVFGVSQFTYLSGASVPVSGGGGYGY from the coding sequence GTGAGTAGTCAAGTCGGCCGAACGGTTCTGGTTGTGGGGGCCAGCAGAGGAATCGGCGCGGCGATTACTGAGAAGTTCCTGTCAGAAGGGTTCACCGTCGCAGCGACGACGAGGTCGGGAGAGGTGCCCGACGGAGCCCTGGCCATCACGACAGATCTCCTGAGTCCGGAGGGAACTGCGGATGGTGAATCAATCAAAAAGGTTGTAGAAACTGCAACCGAACTGTTGGGAGGCGCAATCTCCCATGCAGTCTTCAACGCGGGTATCACCCGCGATAACCTCCTGCTCCGAATGAGAGAGGAGGACATTCGGGCAGTACTTGAGACAAATCTGGTGGCGCCTATGCTCTTTGCGCAGGCGATGCTCAGGCCCATGTTGAAGCAGAAGGGCGGTTCGCTGACGTTCGTGACGAGCATGAGCGCACGCTTCGGTGTGCCTGGTCAGACGAACTACACGGCCGCGAAGGCTGGGCTTGAGGGCTTCGTCCGCTCCTTCTCGAAGGAGTGGATCGGGCGCAAGATCAGGGCCAATGCCGTCGCCCCGGGTCCGACGGATACGGCGATGTACGACGCCTTGAACGATGAACAGAAAGCAGCTCTGCTCAAAGACACCCCTATCGGGCGCCCAGCGACTCCAGCGGAGATCGCAGACGTTGTTTTCGGAGTCTCACAGTTTACGTACCTCTCCGGGGCCTCCGTTCCTGTCTCAGGAGGCGGTGGTTATGGCTACTGA
- a CDS encoding MBL fold metallo-hydrolase: MPENTSPSVTTVLPGFDVVEGTASNWVIVRNPDSPDWLLIDGGYPGDADTVKSSLAQLGCAPEHCKGILVTHGHVDHIGGISWLANEFDVPVWCHEEEVSNLRGPKREQVTLGEVLLRIARPRVLRWLRNIVKHGALGDISLEPTDTFVDSEVLALPRSPQAIHVPGHTSGSAAYLFVTDNGKILVSGDALVTDHELLPRTGLARTLPKFFAHNHRRAKESLKRLKDLNADIVIPGHGGVVWNR, encoded by the coding sequence ATGCCCGAAAATACGAGCCCATCCGTCACCACCGTCCTCCCCGGGTTCGACGTAGTGGAGGGCACCGCGTCGAACTGGGTCATCGTGAGAAATCCCGACTCTCCGGACTGGCTACTCATCGACGGCGGATACCCAGGTGACGCGGACACTGTAAAGAGCAGCCTGGCTCAGCTCGGCTGCGCTCCCGAGCACTGCAAGGGCATTCTGGTCACACACGGGCACGTCGACCACATCGGGGGCATCTCCTGGCTCGCGAACGAGTTCGACGTGCCCGTGTGGTGCCACGAAGAGGAAGTATCCAACCTGCGAGGGCCAAAACGAGAGCAGGTGACCCTCGGAGAGGTACTCCTTCGAATTGCCCGCCCACGCGTGCTCAGGTGGCTCCGCAACATTGTGAAACACGGCGCTCTGGGCGACATCTCCCTCGAGCCGACAGACACCTTCGTTGACTCCGAGGTCCTGGCGCTGCCGCGATCACCGCAAGCAATCCACGTTCCCGGCCACACCTCCGGCTCAGCCGCCTACCTCTTCGTCACCGACAACGGGAAGATCCTGGTCTCCGGAGACGCGCTCGTCACCGACCATGAGCTCCTACCCCGCACAGGGCTCGCTAGGACCCTGCCGAAGTTCTTTGCGCACAACCATCGGCGAGCCAAAGAGAGCCTGAAACGCCTCAAAGACCTCAACGCCGACATCGTGATTCCGGGCCACGGGGGCGTGGTCTGGAACCGATGA